A window of the Vespula vulgaris chromosome 6, iyVesVulg1.1, whole genome shotgun sequence genome harbors these coding sequences:
- the LOC127064655 gene encoding axotactin isoform X4: protein MTRREKRIFGILVLLNVLGEVPANLTASSESESIEETIAITTTKKPIPERCLVKQDQGPCKHYVHKWSFHKSDGKCKIFPYGGCLGNENRFNSEAECLHYCVGGPDHTLPPYLVTKGSVFVTTSVPTSSTPPTTTSSTPRPTFAPPQPTRPPVPKEKRGKELTFMESGYEKTFMFAQSNTFIQLDGSGIKTFQLRLCREISFKFRTKLPHGLLVYHSVKDRPESLEPYALYVIVEKGQLKVVHVFGKKSTSLTVGEGLNRDEWHSVLVRIDVHGAKLIARVDEKQAETSLEVLERVVNYGVSEELASVVLIGGLSSEERLHGVKYIIESFVGCIRDMVLSSGKSASDLLPILPLIATKHENVKEGCIDKCWTRENLCFMSDQCVNHYNSLTCDCFGTKYEGERCDVYTATILTLRGSSYVSFRVYDWKDRVHSSVNKISLAFKTKFDDSALFYASGEIDGTPHYVAASIMNGSVYVELDFGHDSKIAAVLGDYVTSDHWNNLTIFHNGSLIFVSLDEEVKVLEIPGENYNMIIDPEIYIGGGPELHKKKGLVSYNNFVGSLKYVFFNDKSIIYELKRSNPMVHYIGVLEPEYYEADVEVIPITYPFAGSHIWWPIEKTDSLKLNFDFKSSKPIAVVASGDVKSNRGLGYWELRLVNDEIRFQLIPVSIENITVSTAVKFPTYNTSWHAVELNYTKGELNILIDYRNKQSKLFAMTFELGDKVIIGSGKGNAGLVGCMRDIQVNGQKIEPRYIINTERVVGEVALDNCQFVDPCKRPNTCEHGGKCSVKEDRITCDCTDTGYIGKNCHFDNKKTCEELALLGYTQDDVYTIDIDGNGRFPPASVKCEFQSIEDSTKTIVEHNLPSQVDVRSISESDFSFSIKYRQFTAEMLQELISHSLYCSQYVKYDCYKAPLELHSATWFLGSKGTTVDYIGNVNRGSCPCGMNRTCVSSNLSCNCDVSSGNAGKWLSDEGYYETPDALGITGMVFLQQRDLEEDAQGRITLGPLECVETNTQKYVVTFTTSQSYIEVPGWRKGDIAFSFRTTGEKAILLYQPPIRSNYPSFMVALTSEYRLTFNFTLNTGTIRDLEVNSQRKLNNGEWQKIWIDYNDYHVRFMINTDYEMVDLLPEEEFGPFEGSMFIGGATAEHLKTSSVRQGLIGCFRGLVVNGEILDIHSYMSVHLSEIIKDCKPSCQPNKCQNGARCVELWSNFECVCENRWAHQGTFCETNINNKALTFTSPGAFLKKNYFGSDDDGEKILLKSMFERNILINLRTYDTHSLILYANDHLNNFVHLYISNGTSIVYLFNAGNEIKNITVQHSGVNTGISVQIAIIHGEKSTTLHVNDYNITLNATPILLDSYSNKPWINPEKEVLAPQRPPAPPTDYFQMNLGGFDPDDLLRVGKEGNLTQGYVGCLRGLMIGEYHVDLPNLASEANHEGSKGVLPNCQMKCDAMPCKNLGICTEDFGRQESSCNCELTSYFGEHCADEKGADFSGESVLQREFDLEGEVKQVKVQLAFSTNELRQRTTALLLLQTENKRSYYLLVALTSEGQLIFEEDTEGVAYGVRLNDRNFLNGARHSVYYVRENNTTMLLIDREHVQLLPIPILSLGDYYDTPGSTEIQLGGLNTTDSRFAAYKGYTGCLSNVVISINGGPIMKPLEEYMLFTKQGSETVRATIPAGVRSAQCAVFHAQPRGLEPQRNDSVGHDRGWVEDPPERILYKSQYSDATQEEQDAGTYIFIALCCLFVGAVIGCIYEVWRSARKDRRRRRSAAAAASKSPSPSGSQRWQPQQYTDSLVTTTGIKTIGFKITDDEKRPNGTHMKATAKEYKPLPNTEPKELMNDKKVHIKADEEPEKKELLGVNTGIVNKPPKPNPFSMEDLREEPELEECEEEEDENEEKTELTEEDDQEEQDEDNKKDDDEEEEEKEEEEEEEGEEEKDDSQEDEVLLKSVRDTSRRMSLIDNPLLNEEKGLLQTNFSVTGINEIKTECIPTINNVNTNASQTTTNIKKDPPKRPMSLDLSVPIVFKKPHGEARFEKVTARLIDPRDNMFKT from the exons ATGACCAGACGCGAGAAGAGGATCTTCGGGATCCTTGTCTTGCTGAACGTCCTTGGAGAGGTTCCAGCGAATCTCACAGCCTCCTCGGAATCAGAATCGATCGAGGAGACAATAGCAATCACTACGACGAAGAAACCAATACCAGAGAGATGCCTTGTGAAACAGGATCAAGGACCTTGCAAGCATTACGTACATAAGTGGTCTTTTCATAAAAGCGATGGGAAGTGCAAGATATTTCCTTATGGTGGTTGTTTAGGGAATGAAAATAGATTCAACTCTGAAGCAGAATGTCTTCACTATTGTGTCGGTGGTCCTGATC ACACGCTACCCCCTTACTTGGTAACAAAAGGCAGCGTATTTGTGACAACGAGCGTTCCGACGAGCAGTACACCACCCACGACCACATCAAGTACTCCTAGGCCAACGTTCGCACCACCCCAACCAACGAGACCACCAGTACCAAAGGAGAAACGAGGAAAG GAATTGACGTTCATGGAATCAGGATACGAGAAGACGTTCATGTTCGCACAAAGTAACACTTTCATACAACTCGATGGCAGTGGGATAAAGACCTTCCAATTGAG ATTATGCCGTGAAATATCATTCAAATTTCGAACTAAATTACCACACGGCTTGCTCGTCTACCACAGTGTGAAAGATCGTCCAGAGAGTTTAGAACCTTACGCACTTTACGTGATCGTTGAGAAAGGTCAGTTGAAGGTAGTACACGTGTTCGGAAAGAAATCAACCAGTCTGACCGTTGGCGAAGGACTTAACAGAGACGAGTGGCACAGTGTTCTGGTTAGAATCGATGTTCACGGAGCGAAACTTATTGCAAGGGTCGACGAAAAGCAAGCGGAAACTAGCTTAGAAGTTCTCGAACGTGTCGTCAATTATGGCGTTTCCGAGGAATTGGCATCCGTTGTTCTTATTGGAG GATTGAGCTCAGAGGAACGTCTACATGGTGTTAAATACATCATAGAATCTTTTGTCGGCTGCATCAGAGACATGGTCCTTAGTTCCGGCAAGTCGGCAAGCGACTTGTTGCCTATTCTACCATTGATCGCAACGAAGCATGAAAATGTGAAGGAGGGTTGCATAGACAA GTGCTGGACAAGGGAAAATCTTTGCTTCATGTCCGATCAATGCGTCAATCATTATAACAGCCTGACATGTGACTGCTTTGGAACGAAATACGAAGGCGAACGTTGTGACGTCTACA cCGCCACGATTTTAACATTGAGGGGATCATCGTACGTGTCCTTTCGAGTTTACGATTGGAAAGACCGTGTTCATTCCTCGGTGAACAAGATCAGCTTGGCTTTCAAG ACAAAGTTCGACGATTCAGCATTATTTTACGCATCTGGTGAGATCGATGGTACACCGCATTACGTAGCAGCGTCCATCATGAACGGTTCAGTTTACGTTGAATTAGACTTCGGTCATGATTCCAAAATTGCTGCGGTTCTTGGCGATTACGTAACGTCCGATCATTGGAACAATTTAACTATCTTCCACAATGGTTCCTTGATATTCGTGAGTTTGGACGAGGAAGTTAAAGTACTCGAGATACCTGgggaaaattataatatgattataGATCCTGAGATATATATTGGCGGTGGGCCAGAACTTCATAAGAAAAAGGGCTTGGTGtcgtataataatttcgtag gaTCGTTAAAATACGTATTCTTCAACGACAAGTCGATCATCTACGAATTGAAACGATCTAATCCTATGGTTCATTACATCGGTGTGCTAGAACCAGAGTATTACGAGGCCGACGTCGAGGTCATTCCCATTACGTACCCTTTCGCAGGAAGTCACATTTGGTGGCCTATTGAGAAAACGGATTCTCTTAAGCTCAACTTTGATTTTAAAAGTTCCAAACCAATTGCGGTGGTTGCATCGGGAGACGTGAAGAGTAATCGTGGACTTGGTTATTGGGAG cTTCGTTTGGTTAACGACGAAATACGTTTTCAACTGATACCCGtctcgatagaaaatattacggTATCAACCGCTGTTAAATTCCCAACTTACAATACCTCCTGGCATGCCGTAGAACTAAATTACACAAAAGGCGAGCTAAACATTCTAAttgattatagaaataaacagAGCAAACTCTTTGCTATGACTTTTGAATTAGGTGATAAGGTAATCATTGGAAGTGGCAAGGGTAACGCTG GTTTGGTAGGTTGTATGCGAGATATTCAAGTAAATGGTCAAAAGATAGAGCCCAGATACATCATAAATACTGAAAGAGTTGTCGGTGAAGTAGCTTTGGATAACTGCCAATTTGTTGATCCATGTAAAAGACCAAACACTTGCGAACACGGTGGTAAATGTTCTGTGAAAGAAGATCGGATCACTTGTGATTGTACGGATACTGGATATATTGGAAAGAATTGTCATTTTG ataataaaaaaacttgtGAAGAATTAGCGTTGTTAGGCTATACTCAAGACGACGTTTACACGATTGACATCGATGGAAATGGAAGATTTCCACCTGCTTCAGTAAAATGTGAATTTCAATCTATCGAAGACTCAACCAAGACGATCGTAGAACATAATTTACCATCCCAAGTCGACGTCAGATCCATCTCCGAATCAGACTTTTCGTTTAGTATTAAATACAGACAATTTACTGCAGAGATGCTTCAAGAACTGATCTCTCACTCGCTTTACTGTAGTCAATATGTGAAGTATGATTGTTACAAAGCACCCTTGGAACTTCACAGTGCAACTTGGTTCCTTGGTTCCAAAGGAACAACCGTTGATTACATTGGAAATGTTAACAGAGGTTCTTGTCCATGTGGCA TGAATAGAACTTGTGTCAGCAGCAATTTGAGTTGCAACTGTGATGTGTCATCTGGAAATGCTGGCAAATGGCTCTCCGATGAAGGTTATTATGAGACACCAGATGCGTTAGGTATCACCGGTATGGTATTTTTACAACAAAGAGATCTCGAAGAAGATGCTCAAGGCCGTATTACTTTAGGACCATTGGAATGTGTCGAAACAA ACACACAGAAATACGTTGTAACATTCACGACCTCACAATCCTATATCGAAGTGCCAGGTTGGCGAAAAGGTGATATCGCTTTTAGCTTTCGTACAACAGGAGAGAAAGCTATTCTTCTTTATCAACCACCAATTAGAAGTAATTATCCATCGTTCATGGTAGCACTGACATCAGAATATCGACTAACTTTTAACTTTACTCTCAATACTGGAACTATTCGAGACTTGGAAGTAAACAGTCAACGCAAATTAAATAACGGAGAGTGGCAGAAGATTTGGATCGATTATAACGATTACCATGTTAGATTTATGATTAATACTGATTACGAAATGGTAGATTTGTTGCCCGAAGAAGAGTTTGGTCCATTCGAGGGTTCCATGTTCATCGGTGGTGCTACAGC AGAACATTTGAAGACTTCATCGGTCAGGCAAGGATTAATTGGATGTTTCCGAGGTCTTGTTGTAAATGGTGAAATCTTGGATATCCATAGTTACATGTCGGTACATCTCtctgaaattattaaagattgTAAACCTTCTTGTCAACCTAACAAGTGTCAAAACGGTGCAAGGTGTGTCGAACTTTGGAGTAACTTTGAATGCGTTTGTGAGAACAGATGGGCTCATCAGGGAACTTTCTGTGAAACAA atatcaataataaagCTTTGACGTTTACTTCACCGGGTgcttttctaaaaaaaaattattttggcTCGGATGACGATGGAGAGAAGATATTGTTGAAGAGTATGTTCGAACGAAACATACTAATCAATCTAAGAACTTACGATACTCACTCACTGATACTTTATGCTAACGATCACTTAAACAATTTTGTACATCTTTACATCTCGAATGGCACTAGTATCGTGTATCTCTTCAATGCAgggaatgaaattaaaaatattactgtGCAACACTCAG GTGTTAACACAGGAATATCAGTACAAATAGCCATAATTCATGGAGAAAAGTCTACGACCCTTCACGTgaatgattataatattacattgaaTGCAACTCCTATACTTTTAGATTCTTATTCTAATAAACCTTGGATTAATCCTGAAAAGGAAGTGTTAGCACCTCAAAGACCACCTGCACCACCAACAGATTATTTCCAA ATGAATTTAGGAGGTTTCGATCCAGACGACCTTTTAAGAGTCGGAAAAGAAGGTAATCTAACACAAGGATACGTAGGATGTCTTCGAGGATTGATGATTGGCGAGTATCACGTGGATTTACCAAACTTAGCCAGCGAAGCTAATCACGAAGGTAGCAAAGGTGTCCTTCCCAATTGTCAGATGAAATGCGATGCTATGCCTTGTAAAAACCTGGGTATATGCACAGAAGATTTTGGAAGGCAAGAATCCTCTTGCAATTGCGAATTGACTTCTTATTTTGGTGAACATTGTGCCGATG AGAAAGGTGCCGATTTCAGTGGCGAGAGTGTACTACAACGTGAATTCGACCTCGAGGGAGAAGTGAAGCAAGTGAAAGTACAACTAGCTTTTTCAACGAACGAACTACGGCAGCGAACAACGGCGTTGTTGCTCTTGCAAACAGAAAACAA AAGAAGCTATTACCTACTCGTGGCCTTAACATCGGAGGGTCAACTCATCTTCGAAGAGGATACCGAAGGCGTAGCTTATGGTGTACGTCTCAACGATAGAAACTTCTTGAATGGAGCTAGGCATAGCGTTTATTATGTACGAGAAAATAACACGACCATGCTTTTG ATCGATCGTGAACATGTACAACTTTTACCAATCCCAATACTCAGTTTAGGCGATTACTATGATACTCCAGGATCGACCGAGATTCAACTTGGTGGATTGAATACTACTGATTCTCGATTTGCTGCTTACAAAGGGTACACTGGTTGCCTTAGta acGTTGTTATCTCGATCAATGGCGGACCTATAATGAAACCGCTCGAAGAGTACATGTTATTTACTAAACAAGGCAGTGAAACTGTAAGAGCAACGATACCTGCTGGCGTCAGGAGCGCACAATGTGCTGTTTTCCATGCACAACCACGAGGTCTAGAGCCTCAAAGAAATGACAGTGTT ggACATGATCGAGGATGGGTCGAAGATCCCCCAGAAAGGATTCTCTACAAATCTCAATATTCTGATGCTACTCAAGAGGAACAAGATGCAGGGAcctatatttttatagcttTGTGCTGTTTATTCGTCGGTGCCGTGATAGGATGTATTTATGAAGTATGGCGAAGTGCAAGAAAGGATAGGAGACGTCGACGAAGTGCAGCAGCTGCAGCTAGTAAATCACCGAGTCCGTCGGGATCACAAAGGTGGCAACCTCAACAATACACCGATTCGTTGGTCACGACGACTGGTATTAAAACTATTGGCTTTAAAATTACTGATGATGAAAAAAGGCCAAATGGTACTCATATGAAAGCTACTGCTAAAGAATACAAACCACTGCCTAATACAGAGCCTAAGGAATTAATGAATGATAAAAAGGTTCACATAAAAG CAGACGAGGAACCAGAGAAAAAGGAGCTGCTAGGGGTAAATACAGGCATCGTCAATAAACCTCCGAAACCAAACCCATTc TCAATGGAGGATCTAAGAGAAGAACCAGAATTAGAAGAatgcgaagaagaggaagacgagAATGAGGAAAAAACTGAATTGACGGAAGAGGATGATCAAGAAGAACAGGATGAGGATAACAAAAAGGATGatgatgaggaagaagaagaaaaagaagaagaagaagaagaagaaggagaagaagaaaaggatgatAGTCAAGAGGACGAGGTCCTCTTGAAGTCGGTAAGAGATACGTCACGGAGAATGTCCTTGATCGATAATCCATtgttaaatgaagaaaagggaCTCCTTCAAACGAATTTTTCCGTGACTGgcataaatgaaattaaaaccGAATGTATACCAACTATTAATAACGTTAATACGAATGCTAGCCAAACTACTACTAATATTAAAAAGGATCCACCAAAACGACCAATGAGTTTAGATCTTAGTGTTCCTATTGTGTTCAAAAAGCCACACGGAGAAGCTCGTTTTGAAAAAGTTACGGCAAGATTGATCGATCCTCGCGATAATATGTTCAAAACTTAG